The Haloplanus natans DSM 17983 DNA segment AGCCTCTGGCAGTCTGCCGAGGGCCTCCGTGGCCCCGTAGAGTCAGCCGAGTACAAGCACATCGTCCTCGGCCTCCTCTTCCTCAAGTACATGTCGGACGCATTCGAGGAGCGTCGAGAGGAACTGCGAGAGCTCACGCATGATGAGGACTCGACGTACTACTGCGGTGATGACGATCAGGAGCGTAAGTTCATCCTGGAAGACATTGACGCCTACCGTGCAGAGAAAGTCTTCTACGTCCCCGAGGAGGCCCGCTGGGACACCCTCGTTGGCCGTGCTACCCACCCTGACATAGGCTCCCAGATCGACGACGCAATGAGAGCAATGGAGGACAAAAACCCGGACCGCTTAGACGGGATGCTGCCGAAGCGGTACTCACGGATCCCACAGGACACTCTCGAAGGACTTCTAAATGATTTTTCTGAACTGGACCTCGGAAACGGTCAAGATACGCAGGACGAGGACGTCTTCGGACGGGTTTATGAGTACTTCATCAAGGAGTTTGCCCGTGAGGAGGGACACCGTGGCGGAGAGTTCTACACCCCCAAGCACGTCGTCGAGTTACTCGTCGAGATTTTGGAACCGTTTGAAGGCCGTATCTTTGACCCGTTCTGCGGTTCTGGTGGGATGTTTGTCCAGAGCCACAAATTCTTAGAACGAAAGGGTGGCGACGAAGACCAGATCTCTATCTACGGTCAAGAGGTCAACGAAGCCACTTGGCGTATCTGTAAGATGAACTTGTATCTTAGAGGTATTGATGGTAACATCCAACGCGGAGACAGTATCCGGGACGATAAGTTCGGTAATCTCAGTGCTGACAAAATAATCACGAACCCGCCGTTCAACATGAGCGAATGGGGGAAAGAGACTGTCTCTGATGAAGATCCGCGGTTTGAGTATGGAATGCCGCCTTCCAGTAACGCGAACTTCGCCTTCATCCAGCATATGGTTTCTCACCTTGACGAAGACGGCATGGCTGGCACAGTCATGGCGAACGGATCTATGACCGTTCAAGGTAAAGAAGGGGAAATCCGTGAAGAACTAATTAAAAACGGTGACCTCTTAGATGCCGTCATCGCACTTCCAGGTGAGTTGTTTTACACAACCTCGATTCCCGTTTGCCTCTGGATACTTAGCAAGGGAAAGGACTCCGACAGATACCGGAACCGCGCGGAGGAAACGCTATTCATCAACGCAAAGGATCTCTATGAGTCAATTGATCGGACGCAGAACCGCTTAACTGAGGAGCACATCCAAGCTATAGCTGATACCGTACGAGCGTACCGAGGTGAAGATAGCGTAGGTGATTATGAAGACGAAACGGGATTCTGCAAGGTGGCAACGACGGAGGAGATCGCAGATAACGACTATATAATAACTCCTGGACGGTACGTAGGAATTGAACGTGAATCGGGCAACGAAGTCCCGTACGAAGTAAAAATGGAAGAACTGTCGGCTGAGCTCCGTGAGCAGTTCCAGAGGTCGAACGCGCTTCAGGAAGAAATCGAAGCGAATATTGAGGATTTGGGGTTCTGATGACTGAGAAAGATTTGGAAACTCTCGTTGACGAAGCAGAATCAGCCGAGGTGAGCGACATATATGAACCAGGAAATGAGCGTTGGGAGATGCGGCCTCTCTCCGAGCTGATTGAGCCTGTACTCGGTAAGACACCTAAACGAAGTGAAGACCAGTATTGGGGCGGTGATATACAGTGGGCTAGCGCCAAAGATATCTCACAGTCTAAAACAAGACATATCTACGATACTGAGGAAAATATGACCGAAGCTGGTAAGGAGGCCAGTAACGCGAAAATCCTTCCTGATGGAACTGTCGTTGTCATCGCTCGAGGGGCGACCATGGGCCGGGTTGCGCAACTTGGGAAACCTATGGCTTTCAATCAGACCTGCTACGCTCTGGACACTAACGAACAACTATTGGATGACTATCTGTATTACGCTTGGCAGTATGTATTCGGGCAGGTCCAAGCGGTATCTTACGGTACAGTCTTTGACACCATTACGATGAAATCGTTCAAAGATATCGAGGTTCCAGTACCTTCTGTTCCGGTCCAGCGGGAAATTGCTAAGGTGTTGTCTGCCCTTGACGATAAAGTTGAGATGAATAGAGCGGTTGGTAGTACTGTAGAAAATATGATAGAGGTAGTCTATCAGTCTATTTCTGAAACTGCGAACTCTTCACGAGTAGAGTTTAGTGAGATTTGTGACACAACAGGAGGCGGAACGCCAGACACAGATAACTTGGAGTATTGGGAAGGTGAGGTCAAATGGCTCACGCCCAAAGAAGTGACAGGACTGGATACAAGTGTTGTCTACGATACCGAGAGAAAACTCACCGAAGATGGGTTAGCCAACACATCTGCAAAAGTGATGCCAAAAGATTCCACTTTATTATACAGTCGAGGTAAGAATGTTGGAGAAGTGGTTATTAATAAAGAGCCTATGGCGACAAATCAGGGATTTATATGTATGAATCCGGATGAATCGATTGTCCCTGAAGTATTATTAGAACTGGTTAAGGGTCATCGAAAGGAGATTGAGCAGTTAGCAACTGGTAGCACTTACCCAGAAATAAGTCAGCGGGACCTCAATCAAATCGAGATACCGCTCCCGGAAAAAAAGGCCCAAGAAAACTTTGCTAAAGTGGCGTCCCCAGGATATGACTACATATATTCACTGTTGATTGAGTGCGACCTGCTCGAAGAAATCCGAGATACCTTGTTGCCAAAATTGTTATCGGGCCAAGTACGGGTCGATGAATAAAGCACAAGTCGTTCTGTTGAGGGGTTATAATAATGGGTCTTGACGAACTCCAACTGGCCGAAAAACCGGCTATAGATCTTCTCCAAGATATTGGCTACGAGTACGCCTCTCCAGCGGACTTGGCGGAAGAGCGGACCTCTACCTCTGATGTCGTCCTTCTGGAACGTCTTGAAGAAAATCTCCGAAGAATCAACCCTGACATTCCCCGAAGAGGGTTGGAAGAGGCAGTCACTCAGCTCACCAGTACACAGTCCCCGAACCTACTGGAAGACAACCAGCGGCTTCACAAGCAATTGGTAGACGGCGTCCAGGTAGAGTACGAGCAAAATGGAGAGCAAGTCGGGCGGTTCGTCAACCCGATAGACTTTGACAACCCGGAAACCAACGACTGGCTGATCACCACGCAGTTCACCGTTCAACTCGGTGAGAATCCTCGTCGCCGGCCCGACATGGTTGTCTTCATCAACGGGCTGCCTATTGGCGTCTTAGAGTTCAAGAACCCGACCGACCCGAAAGCTACCCTGGAAAACGCCTACGACCAAGTCAACAACCGGTACTGGAACGATATCCCCAATCTCCTGCGGTACAACGAAGTCATCGGCCTGATGTCGATGAACGAGGCGTTGGTCGGAGGCCTCAAAGCAGGCTGGGAATGGTACAGACCGTGGCGGTACATTGAGGAGGAAGGTGACAACCCGGATTACTCCGAGGAAGAAGTCCTACTTCGTGGCGTATTCGGGAAAGAACGTCTTCTAGATCTGATCGAGAACTTCGTTGTCTTCAGCAAGAAGGACGGCCAGCTGGCGAAGATCCTTGCCGGGTACCATCAGTTCTACGGAGTCCGTGAAGCCGTTGAAAGCGCGAAAGAGACGATGGGCAGTGAACTCGGCAGGGCAGGAGTCTACTGGCACACACAGGGATCCGGAAAATCCCTGTCAATGGTGTATTTTGTCCGGAAGATCCGCCGTAGCGAGGATTTCGGAAACCCGACCTTCGTAATCGTAACCGACCGGAACGATCTGGATGAGCAGATAGTTCACACGTTCAGCGATGCCGGTTACAACGTGGACTGGGCGGACAGCATCGAAGATCTTCGAGACCAGTTAGACCGGAAAGCAGGTGGCCTGGTATTCACCACTATCCAGAAGTTCCAGACCAAGGACGACGAACGGGATTATCCCGTGGTAAACGAGCGCGATGACATCATCGTCATGGCTGACGAAGCCCACCGGTCACAGACAGAGCAGCTTGGTTTGAATCTGCGCCAAGCACTTCCGAACGCTTCGTTCCTCGGATTCACCGCTACCCCGATCCACGAAGGCGACAAAGCTACCCGAACCACCTTCGGAAATCACGTCAGTGAATATACTATCGACCGGTCGGAACAGGACGGATCTACCGTCCCGATCTACTACGAGTCGCGTTTCGCAAAGCTCCAGCTCAACAAAGATGCAATCAGCGAGTCAGTTCGAGAACTACTGGACTCAGGGTCAGAGGACTTGGAAGATGAGCTTGTTGAGAAGTGGACGAACCTTCGCAGAATCATCGAGAACGCTGACGACCGATTAGAGCGCCTCTCCGAAGACATCGTCGAGCACTACAACAACCGGGAAATCGAGGGAAAGGCGATGGTTGTCGCCATCAGCCGGAAAGCCGCAGTAAAATACAAGCGGTACATCGAGGAGCAGCCGGAGGCTCCGGAGGTCGAAGTCGTAATCTCTGAACCTGAAGAATACCTTGATGATCCGCCGCCAGAAGGCGAACTGAAACGCCGGTTCAAAAACCCGGACGACTCACTGAAAATCGTCGTAGTCTGCGATAAGTGGACCACCGGGTTCGACTGCCCTCCACTCCACACCCTGTACATCGACCGTCCGATGAAGAACCACAACCTGCTGCAGACAATCGGACGGGTCAACCGGGTCTACAAAGACAAGCCCGGTGGCTTGGTGGTCGACTACATCGGTATCGCCGAGGACCTGCGCCGAGCCTTGGACAAGTACACGGCAGATATCCAAGATACCGCAATGGTGGATGTCGAAACTGCCGTGGACGTAATGGAACAGAAGCACCACCAAGTCTCCCAGTATCTCTCGAACGTCGACTACGAAGGCTGGCAGGACCTCAGTGAGGTAAAATTGACTCGGCTGATTCACCGTGCGGAGAGCGAAGTGATCGAGACCGAAGAGAAGCAAGAGAACTTCATGCAGGCTGTCGCTGAATTGAGGCGTGCTTTCGCCCTCGTCACCCCGCACGAAGCTGCTAACAAAGTCCGGTCCGACCTCCTATTCTTTGAATCGGTGAGAGACAGCCTCCGGTCGCTTGAAGCGGAAGGCAGCCGCCGAGATGAGAATATGGACTCAGCGATGAAGAAGCTGATTGCGGAAGGCGTCACTGCAGACGATGTCGTCTCTGTGGCGGGCTTTGACAAGTGGAAATCTGAGGAGCCGATTGTCAGCGAAGATTTCCTATCCGATGTTGACCGGGTCGAAGAGCCTGAACTCCAAGCTAAAATGCTTGAGTCGCTGTTGAAGAACGAGATTTCGACTCGGAAGCAACAGAACTTGGCAAAGTACGAATCCTTCGAAGAAGAACTGGAGGATACCCTTAATGAGTACAACAACCAGTTCCTGACGACTGACGAGGTTATCGAGGAACTGCGGAATTACGCGGATGAACTGCAGCAAGAAGACCGGCGGAAAGAACGCCTCGGATTGACTGAGGAGGAACTTGCTTTCTACGACGC contains these protein-coding regions:
- a CDS encoding type I restriction-modification system subunit M, with the protein product MSINGESDEFEKSLWQSAEGLRGPVESAEYKHIVLGLLFLKYMSDAFEERREELRELTHDEDSTYYCGDDDQERKFILEDIDAYRAEKVFYVPEEARWDTLVGRATHPDIGSQIDDAMRAMEDKNPDRLDGMLPKRYSRIPQDTLEGLLNDFSELDLGNGQDTQDEDVFGRVYEYFIKEFAREEGHRGGEFYTPKHVVELLVEILEPFEGRIFDPFCGSGGMFVQSHKFLERKGGDEDQISIYGQEVNEATWRICKMNLYLRGIDGNIQRGDSIRDDKFGNLSADKIITNPPFNMSEWGKETVSDEDPRFEYGMPPSSNANFAFIQHMVSHLDEDGMAGTVMANGSMTVQGKEGEIREELIKNGDLLDAVIALPGELFYTTSIPVCLWILSKGKDSDRYRNRAEETLFINAKDLYESIDRTQNRLTEEHIQAIADTVRAYRGEDSVGDYEDETGFCKVATTEEIADNDYIITPGRYVGIERESGNEVPYEVKMEELSAELREQFQRSNALQEEIEANIEDLGF
- a CDS encoding restriction endonuclease subunit S codes for the protein MTEKDLETLVDEAESAEVSDIYEPGNERWEMRPLSELIEPVLGKTPKRSEDQYWGGDIQWASAKDISQSKTRHIYDTEENMTEAGKEASNAKILPDGTVVVIARGATMGRVAQLGKPMAFNQTCYALDTNEQLLDDYLYYAWQYVFGQVQAVSYGTVFDTITMKSFKDIEVPVPSVPVQREIAKVLSALDDKVEMNRAVGSTVENMIEVVYQSISETANSSRVEFSEICDTTGGGTPDTDNLEYWEGEVKWLTPKEVTGLDTSVVYDTERKLTEDGLANTSAKVMPKDSTLLYSRGKNVGEVVINKEPMATNQGFICMNPDESIVPEVLLELVKGHRKEIEQLATGSTYPEISQRDLNQIEIPLPEKKAQENFAKVASPGYDYIYSLLIECDLLEEIRDTLLPKLLSGQVRVDE
- a CDS encoding type I restriction endonuclease subunit R, translating into MGLDELQLAEKPAIDLLQDIGYEYASPADLAEERTSTSDVVLLERLEENLRRINPDIPRRGLEEAVTQLTSTQSPNLLEDNQRLHKQLVDGVQVEYEQNGEQVGRFVNPIDFDNPETNDWLITTQFTVQLGENPRRRPDMVVFINGLPIGVLEFKNPTDPKATLENAYDQVNNRYWNDIPNLLRYNEVIGLMSMNEALVGGLKAGWEWYRPWRYIEEEGDNPDYSEEEVLLRGVFGKERLLDLIENFVVFSKKDGQLAKILAGYHQFYGVREAVESAKETMGSELGRAGVYWHTQGSGKSLSMVYFVRKIRRSEDFGNPTFVIVTDRNDLDEQIVHTFSDAGYNVDWADSIEDLRDQLDRKAGGLVFTTIQKFQTKDDERDYPVVNERDDIIVMADEAHRSQTEQLGLNLRQALPNASFLGFTATPIHEGDKATRTTFGNHVSEYTIDRSEQDGSTVPIYYESRFAKLQLNKDAISESVRELLDSGSEDLEDELVEKWTNLRRIIENADDRLERLSEDIVEHYNNREIEGKAMVVAISRKAAVKYKRYIEEQPEAPEVEVVISEPEEYLDDPPPEGELKRRFKNPDDSLKIVVVCDKWTTGFDCPPLHTLYIDRPMKNHNLLQTIGRVNRVYKDKPGGLVVDYIGIAEDLRRALDKYTADIQDTAMVDVETAVDVMEQKHHQVSQYLSNVDYEGWQDLSEVKLTRLIHRAESEVIETEEKQENFMQAVAELRRAFALVTPHEAANKVRSDLLFFESVRDSLRSLEAEGSRRDENMDSAMKKLIAEGVTADDVVSVAGFDKWKSEEPIVSEDFLSDVDRVEEPELQAKMLESLLKNEISTRKQQNLAKYESFEEELEDTLNEYNNQFLTTDEVIEELRNYADELQQEDRRKERLGLTEEELAFYDAISSNTESEIPEEKLSEIAEELCEMLKENVNIDWTNRKAMRSKLKIRVKGLLRKNGFSHEDYDPLVDPIVHQAEALYGDVTGEAGS